From Acidihalobacter aeolianus, a single genomic window includes:
- the gltB gene encoding glutamate synthase large subunit: MSAQVPTGGLYRPEFERDNCGFGLIAHMDGQASHWVLETAIHALERLTHRGAVAADGKTGDGCGLLLKTPEPYLRILAAEAGIQVANRFAAGMIFLNPDAKIAANARSTLERALIEIGVEPAGWRRVPTDETACGDEALRTLPQIEQIYVNAPDDMDAAGFERALFVARRRAEHALSGQDEVFYVSSLSARVISYKGLIMPAHLTHFFPELKDPRLETALCVFHQRFSTNTLPQWRLAQPFRLLAHNGEINTIRGNRNWARARAHTLASPHLPDLSELGPLVSMEGSDSSSLDNMLETLLAGDIDIFRAMRLLMPPAWQNMQHVDTDLRAFYEYHSMHMEPWDGPAGVVLTDGRHAACCLDRNGLRPARYVITKDRHITLASEIGVYDYAPEDVVTKGRLKPGEMLAVDTETGELVLPDAINERLKNRQPYRSWLDQYSRSLPRLDDDDAVAPTFDAERLHTYEKLFNLSFEERDQILRVLAEAGQEAVGSMGDDTPYPVFSRQIRSLFDNFRQQFAQVTNPPIDPLRERVVMSLETNLGHERNLFEEGPDHAARLVMGSPFLSEMRLQQLLNLPYDDLRAHRIDLNIEQDRDLQTAIADICNDAEQAVSDGAVLIVLSDRDIAQGRVPVPAVLATGAVHHHLIDRGLRCNANIIVDTGTARDPHQIAVLIGYGATAVCPYLALQSLQGMRRAGEIQDKTDAELTAAYRRGIHKSLFKIMSKMGISTIASYRGAQLFEIVGLHNEVVDTCFPGSVSRVQGINFTDIADDLAQLARQAWSPRKLPTQGGLLKYVHGGEYHAYNPDVVQTLHKAVVSGDYRDWEAHAALINDRPPMVLRDLLHLRKDVRPIPLDEVEPVDAIVKRFDSAGMSLGALSPEAHETLAAAMNRLGARSNSGEGGEDAERFGTERMSKIKQIASGRFGVTPHYLVNAEVLQIKVAQGAKPGEGGQLPGHKVNEMIAKLRFARPGVALISPPPHHDIYSIEDLAQLIFDLKQVNPRALVSVKLVAEAGVGTIATGVAKAYADLITISGYDGGTGASPLTSVKYAGGPWELGLSEVHQTLRANNLRDKVRLQTDGGLKTGLDVIKAAILGAESFGFGTGPMIAMGCKYLRICHLNNCATGVATQDKVLRMNHFIGKVDMVVNYFRFIAEETRRWMASLGVRSLTDLIGRTDLLEIAAGATPRQGRLDLTPVLSDAGVPAEVPRFCIEPHNAPFDRGELAERMVADMLPAIEAQSGGEFNYEVRNVNRSIGARISGEIARRHGNYAMSDTPITVRLKGTAGQSFGVWNAGGLHLYLEGDANDYVGKGMAAGKIVIHPPAGSTFRSHEAAIIGNTCLYGATGGKLFASGIAGERFCVRNSGATAVVEGAGDHACEYMTGGVVAILGQTGVNFGAGMTGGFALVLDQDNQFVDRCNHELIDLHRLDPEHMEAPRTFLHSLLEEYHTETQSPWAAELLANFKRYLPKFWLVKPRASDLAGLISTLSEAA, encoded by the coding sequence ATGTCGGCCCAAGTCCCTACCGGCGGTCTCTATCGCCCCGAATTCGAGCGAGACAACTGCGGTTTCGGTTTGATCGCCCACATGGACGGCCAGGCCAGCCACTGGGTGCTCGAAACCGCGATACATGCGCTCGAACGACTGACACACCGCGGCGCCGTGGCCGCCGACGGCAAGACGGGCGACGGCTGCGGCCTTCTGCTCAAGACTCCGGAACCCTATTTGCGCATTCTGGCCGCAGAGGCCGGCATCCAGGTCGCCAACCGCTTCGCGGCGGGCATGATCTTCCTGAATCCCGATGCAAAGATCGCTGCCAACGCACGCAGCACGCTGGAACGCGCACTCATCGAAATCGGGGTCGAGCCGGCCGGCTGGCGCCGCGTGCCCACCGACGAGACCGCCTGCGGCGACGAAGCCCTGCGCACGCTGCCGCAGATCGAGCAGATCTATGTCAACGCCCCGGACGACATGGACGCGGCAGGCTTCGAGCGGGCGCTGTTCGTGGCGCGGCGTCGTGCCGAACATGCCCTTAGCGGCCAGGACGAGGTCTTTTACGTTTCCAGCCTGTCGGCACGGGTGATCAGCTACAAGGGCCTGATCATGCCCGCGCATCTGACCCATTTTTTCCCAGAGCTCAAGGACCCGCGCCTCGAAACCGCCCTGTGCGTGTTCCACCAACGATTCTCCACCAATACCCTGCCTCAGTGGCGCCTGGCTCAGCCCTTCCGCCTGCTGGCGCACAACGGCGAGATCAACACCATTCGCGGCAACCGCAACTGGGCACGCGCCCGGGCGCACACCCTTGCCAGCCCTCATCTGCCGGATCTTTCCGAGCTCGGCCCGCTGGTGTCCATGGAGGGCTCGGACTCGAGCTCGCTGGACAACATGCTGGAGACCCTGCTCGCCGGCGATATCGACATCTTCCGCGCCATGCGTCTGCTGATGCCGCCGGCCTGGCAGAACATGCAGCATGTCGACACCGATCTGCGCGCCTTCTACGAATACCACTCCATGCACATGGAACCTTGGGATGGTCCGGCCGGCGTCGTGCTCACCGACGGTCGCCATGCGGCCTGCTGCCTGGATCGCAACGGCCTGCGACCAGCACGGTACGTGATCACCAAGGATCGCCACATCACCCTCGCCTCCGAGATCGGCGTGTATGACTACGCCCCCGAGGACGTGGTCACCAAGGGACGCTTGAAGCCCGGCGAGATGCTCGCGGTCGACACGGAAACCGGCGAGCTGGTCCTGCCCGACGCGATCAACGAGCGGCTCAAGAACCGCCAGCCCTACCGCAGCTGGCTGGATCAGTATTCGCGCAGCTTACCCCGCCTGGACGACGACGACGCCGTCGCGCCCACCTTCGACGCCGAGCGCCTGCATACCTACGAAAAGCTCTTCAACCTGAGCTTCGAGGAACGCGATCAGATTCTGCGCGTGCTCGCCGAGGCAGGTCAGGAAGCGGTAGGTTCGATGGGAGACGACACACCGTATCCCGTGTTTTCGCGCCAGATCCGCTCATTGTTCGATAACTTCAGGCAACAATTCGCACAGGTCACCAATCCGCCGATCGACCCCTTGCGCGAACGCGTGGTGATGTCGCTGGAAACCAATCTCGGCCACGAGCGCAACCTCTTCGAGGAAGGTCCCGACCACGCGGCACGCCTGGTCATGGGTTCCCCATTCCTGTCCGAGATGCGCCTGCAGCAGCTGCTCAACCTGCCCTATGACGATCTGCGCGCACATCGCATCGACCTGAATATCGAGCAGGATCGAGACCTGCAGACGGCCATAGCGGACATTTGCAATGACGCCGAACAGGCCGTGAGCGACGGCGCGGTGCTGATCGTGCTGTCCGACCGCGACATCGCGCAGGGCCGCGTCCCCGTGCCGGCGGTCCTCGCCACCGGCGCGGTGCATCACCACCTCATCGACCGCGGCCTGCGTTGCAATGCAAACATCATCGTCGACACCGGCACCGCGCGCGATCCGCATCAGATCGCCGTCCTGATCGGCTATGGCGCAACCGCCGTATGCCCGTATCTCGCGCTGCAGTCACTGCAGGGCATGCGCCGAGCCGGCGAGATTCAGGACAAGACGGATGCCGAGCTGACGGCAGCCTATCGCCGCGGCATCCACAAGAGCCTCTTCAAGATCATGTCGAAGATGGGCATCTCGACCATCGCGAGCTACCGCGGCGCCCAGCTTTTCGAAATCGTCGGCCTGCACAACGAGGTCGTCGACACATGCTTCCCAGGCTCCGTCAGCCGCGTGCAGGGCATCAACTTCACGGATATCGCGGACGATCTCGCCCAACTCGCTCGACAGGCCTGGAGCCCGCGCAAGCTGCCCACGCAGGGTGGACTGCTCAAATACGTGCATGGCGGCGAATACCACGCCTACAACCCAGACGTGGTGCAGACCCTGCACAAGGCCGTGGTTTCCGGCGACTATCGCGATTGGGAAGCACATGCGGCCCTGATCAACGACCGCCCGCCGATGGTTCTGCGCGATCTGCTGCACCTGCGCAAGGACGTCCGCCCCATCCCGCTCGACGAGGTTGAACCCGTCGACGCTATCGTCAAGCGCTTCGATTCCGCCGGCATGTCGCTTGGCGCGCTGTCGCCGGAGGCGCACGAGACCCTGGCAGCCGCAATGAACCGCCTCGGCGCACGCTCGAACTCCGGCGAGGGCGGCGAGGATGCCGAACGCTTCGGCACCGAACGCATGTCCAAGATCAAGCAGATCGCCTCCGGGCGTTTCGGCGTCACCCCGCATTATCTGGTCAATGCGGAGGTGCTGCAGATCAAGGTCGCGCAGGGAGCCAAGCCTGGCGAGGGCGGGCAACTGCCGGGACACAAGGTCAACGAGATGATCGCCAAGCTGCGCTTCGCGCGCCCCGGCGTGGCCCTCATCTCGCCGCCACCGCATCACGACATCTACTCGATCGAGGATCTGGCGCAACTCATCTTCGACCTCAAGCAGGTCAACCCGCGGGCTCTGGTGTCGGTCAAGCTGGTCGCCGAGGCCGGCGTTGGCACCATCGCCACCGGCGTCGCCAAGGCCTATGCCGACCTGATCACTATCTCCGGCTATGACGGCGGCACCGGCGCCAGCCCGCTGACCTCCGTCAAATATGCCGGCGGCCCCTGGGAGCTCGGCCTCAGCGAGGTCCATCAGACCCTGCGCGCGAACAATCTGCGCGACAAAGTGCGCCTGCAGACCGACGGCGGTCTCAAGACCGGTCTCGACGTGATCAAGGCCGCGATTCTGGGCGCCGAAAGCTTCGGTTTCGGCACCGGCCCGATGATCGCCATGGGCTGCAAGTACCTGCGCATCTGCCATCTGAACAACTGTGCCACCGGCGTCGCCACCCAGGACAAGGTCCTGCGCATGAACCACTTCATCGGCAAGGTCGACATGGTGGTCAACTACTTCCGCTTCATCGCCGAGGAAACCCGACGCTGGATGGCTAGCCTCGGCGTGCGCAGCCTGACGGATCTCATCGGCCGCACCGACCTGCTCGAAATTGCCGCCGGGGCCACTCCGCGCCAAGGTCGCCTCGATCTTACCCCTGTGCTGTCCGATGCAGGTGTCCCCGCCGAGGTACCGCGTTTCTGCATCGAACCGCACAACGCCCCGTTCGACCGTGGCGAGCTGGCCGAGCGCATGGTCGCGGACATGCTGCCCGCCATCGAAGCGCAAAGCGGCGGCGAATTCAACTATGAGGTACGCAACGTCAACCGTTCGATCGGCGCGCGCATCTCCGGCGAGATCGCCCGCAGGCATGGCAACTACGCCATGTCGGACACCCCCATTACCGTGCGGCTCAAGGGCACGGCCGGCCAAAGCTTCGGCGTGTGGAACGCCGGTGGCCTGCACCTTTACCTTGAGGGCGACGCCAACGACTATGTCGGCAAGGGCATGGCCGCTGGCAAGATCGTGATCCACCCACCCGCCGGCAGTACCTTCCGCAGCCACGAGGCCGCCATCATCGGCAACACCTGCCTGTACGGCGCCACCGGCGGCAAACTCTTCGCCTCCGGCATCGCCGGCGAACGCTTCTGCGTGCGCAACTCGGGCGCAACTGCCGTCGTCGAAGGCGCCGGCGACCACGCCTGCGAATACATGACCGGCGGCGTAGTGGCCATCCTCGGCCAAACCGGGGTCAACTTCGGTGCCGGCATGACCGGCGGTTTCGCCCTGGTGCTGGATCAGGACAACCAGTTCGTCGACCGCTGCAACCACGAGTTGATCGACCTGCATCGCCTCGACCCCGAGCACATGGAGGCTCCGCGCACCTTCCTGCATAGTCTGCTGGAGGAATATCACACCGAAACACAGAGCCCCTGGGCAGCCGAACTACTGGCCAACTTCAAGCGCTATCTGCCCAAGTTCTGGCTGGTCAAGCCGCGAGCCTCGGATCTGGCCGGCCTGATCAGCACGCTCAGCGAGGCTGCCTAA
- a CDS encoding AAA family ATPase: MSEITAYFDTPSLKMLRNVIREHLTTRSPPVLVHGGMGSGKSALLRRLAFEMKSEFGVCLFAATAEPGNMTLHTAILAHWLPHADPKRHKASALLPVLRAAQPGRSPLLLIDDAEHLSDAELKGVIGLKQAVDHDGNVPFGLILCGSASLQERLDTYYHDHDPRRLPVSLGLRPFNRLETADFAHHLGYRLTEAEQIHLHNLSGGLPGVVLHSIRTQASEGAYHGWRKWLLLAGALGIAIALAAAWWSKTPSNHTEKALPIPAPANPAASAPPNG; this comes from the coding sequence ATGTCTGAAATCACCGCTTATTTCGACACCCCGAGCCTGAAGATGTTGCGTAACGTCATCCGCGAGCACCTGACCACGCGCTCTCCCCCAGTTCTTGTGCATGGAGGGATGGGTTCGGGGAAGTCCGCCTTGTTGCGGCGCCTCGCCTTCGAGATGAAATCGGAATTCGGCGTCTGCCTGTTCGCCGCCACGGCCGAACCCGGCAACATGACGCTACACACGGCCATTCTCGCGCATTGGCTGCCTCACGCCGACCCGAAGCGACACAAAGCCAGCGCCTTGCTGCCGGTACTCCGCGCAGCACAGCCCGGGCGCTCGCCGCTGCTGCTCATTGACGACGCGGAGCACCTATCCGATGCGGAGCTCAAGGGCGTCATCGGCCTCAAGCAAGCCGTGGATCATGACGGCAACGTGCCCTTCGGCCTGATCCTGTGCGGCAGCGCCTCTCTACAAGAGCGTCTCGACACCTACTATCACGATCACGATCCACGCCGCCTGCCCGTAAGCCTTGGCCTACGCCCATTCAACCGCCTTGAAACAGCCGATTTCGCACATCACCTGGGTTACCGGCTAACAGAAGCGGAGCAGATCCATCTGCATAACTTAAGCGGCGGACTCCCGGGCGTGGTCCTGCACTCCATAAGAACCCAAGCATCGGAAGGTGCATACCATGGCTGGCGCAAATGGTTGTTGCTCGCCGGGGCCCTGGGCATCGCCATCGCCCTAGCGGCTGCCTGGTGGTCGAAAACACCATCAAATCACACTGAGAAAGCACTTCCGATTCCCGCTCCTGCCAATCCGGCCGCCAGCGCCCCTCCTAACGGGTGA